The Thermoplasmata archaeon DNA window TTGGCGACGTAGACGAGGCCGTTCGCGGGATCGACGACGAGACCGGCCGGGCCCCCGCCGACGCTGACCGTCGCGACGACCACGGACGCGGCGACGTCGAGGACGCTGACCGTGTCGTCGAAGTTGTTGGAGACATACAGCCCGTCGTTCGCCGGATCGAAGACCACGCCGGTCGGGCGGTCTCCGACGGGAATCCAGCGAACCTCCGACGCGCCGAGCGTGGAGAGCTCCGTCACGGTCTCGTTGTAATAGTTGGCCACGAAGACCGCGTGGTCCGTCGGGTCGTAGGCGATGCCGCTGGGCCCGTCGAAATCGGTCGCCGGCAGGTAGGTCACCGCGAAGGTCGTGGCGTTCACCACGGCCACGCCGCTGAGCCCGGGCGTCGGATCGAAGAAGCCCACGTAGAGCGTGTCGTTGACCGGGTCGTAGGCGACCGAGCCCGAGAGGTAGAGGATGTCGTGGCCGGTGTAGCCAACGAAGGCGCTGCGGACGACCGTGTCCGAAGCGGGGTCGAGCTGGTAGAGTCGCCCGGTCCCGCCATCGTAGACGTACTCCGCGTTGTGCGCCGCGCTGTAGGCGATCCCCGTCGGGAGCCGCTCGACGCCGACGGAACCGGTCAGGCGGCCGGTGGCCACGGAGATCTCGGTGACGTTCGAGGAGGCGTAGAGGAAGCCGTCGGTGTCGGTCGCGAGGACCAGGTCATCGACGGGATCGAACGCCAGCCCCTGCGGGAAGGAGTAGGCCCCCGTCCCGACCGAGCCGAGCTCGATGGTCGAGTTCGCGGCGAACCAGGACACGTTCCATAGCTGCTCCTCGGCAACGAACAGTTCGTCGTTCGCTAGATCCAGCGCCAGGCCGTCGGCGGGGTCGTAGCCGGGTCCGCTGACGTTCCCGTCGAGGTACGGTACGCTCAGGTTCACGATCCCGACCCCACCCTGGGAGCCGGCGACGTAGACCCTCCCGTTCTCGGGATCGTAGAGCTCGGTCCCGGGATAGTTCGCGGCGCCGAATCCGATGCTGCCGCTCACGTCGAGATCGGCGGCGTCGATGACGGTGAGGTTGTGCGATTCCTTGTTCGCGACGATCGCCGCGTTGAGCCCGGTGTCGACGGCCACGCCGTCCGGAAAGCTACCGACGGCCACGGTGCCGGCCAGGGCGTAGTCGGTGGCATCGAGCACGGTCACGTTGGCGCTATCGTAGTTCGCGACGAACATGTCGCCCGAGCGCCAATCGAAGGCGATGGCGTCCGGGTCGTAGCCGACCGGGATCGTCCGCTCGATCGCGTAGGTGGAGGCGTCGTAGACGGTGACGTTCGCGTAGACCGAGTCGTCCGTGACCCACATCGTGTTCGAGACGTTGTCGTAGACGATGGCGTCCGGGTCGATCGCGGGGATCAGCCGGACGCCGCTGTCGGAGGCCGCGTCCAGGACGTCGATCGCCTGGACGGAGGTCGCCCACGCCGTCCCGTTCGCCGGATCGTACGCGACGGCTCCAGGACTGCTCGTGAAGTCGGCCCAGACGTTCCCCGGTACGCTCGACTGATTGTAGAGGATCAGCGTTCGCTGCACTGCTCCGAAGGACTCCGTCAGAGGGTGCGGGCCGGGGAGGGCACCCGAGGACCCCGGGCTCCGCGCGAGCCCCGTCGGCGGCGCCCCGGCGGCCCCACCGACGCTGACCGATGGAACGCTCGCTGCCAGCAGCAGGGTGACCCCCACGAGCACCAGCAGCGAGAGCGCGAAGTGGGGGGGCCTGTGCATCGATCGGCGCCTCCGGCCCGGGTCGGCTACGGTCGCCGACCATAAAGTCTCGTCCCGCCACCGAGGGCGCGAACCGGGGGACTACCCCCACTAGGATCGCTCCGGAGCCCCCGACGCGCCCTAGGCCGTTCCCAGCGAATCCCCGAGCCGATCGGGGAGGAACGGCCGAGGATCGAGGGGGGGCAAACGCCCGTCGATCAGGTCGGCCACGATCCTTCCGGTGGCGATCGACGTCGTGATGCCGATGCCCTCGTGGGCGGCGGCGAGGAACAGCCAGGGACGCGCCGGCACCCGACCGAGGATCGGGATCGAGTCCGGACCGGCCGGCCGCAGTCCGGCCCAGGTGCGCTCGACCGTCAGACGGTCGAATTCCGGCAGGAACTCCCGAGCCCGGGCCAGCAGGCGCTCGATCACACGCGGATCGACCTCGAGCGATTCGCCGACGTACTGGCGAGTCGCGCCCAGCAGGTATCGGCCGCTCGTGCGGGGTTGGAAGCTGAACGAGATGACGTCGTCCCGCGACGCTTCGGTGTCGCGCACGTACCCGATCTCGGAGAGCTGGTGACGGACGAAGCCCGGCCGGGGCGCGATCAGGGCGATGTGCCCCTTGCGCGGTCGGATTGGCAGCTGGGGCATCAGCCGCGGTGCCTGCCATCCGGCGGCGAGGACAATCCGATCCGACGCCACCCGCGTTCCGTCGTCGAGAACGACTCCCTCCGGCCCCAGCGAGCGAACGTGCGCACCGCCGCGGAGCTCGGCCCCGGCGGACACGGCCTCCCGCAGCAGGTAGTGCGTGGCTTCGGCCGCGTCGAGCACGACGTCCCCGGCGACCCAGCAGGCACCTGGCAGGTCGGCCCGGAGGTTCGGCTCGAGCTCGTGCAGTCGTGCCCCGTCGATCGACTCGGCCTCGACTCCGTGGGCGCGGAACCGCGCTTCCTTCGCGGCAACCTCGGCCATCTCCTCTTCGGAGGTCGCGATCCAGAGCGATCCCCGACGCACGTACTCGACCTCGGGGGGCAGCCGGGGCGCCTCCTTCGCCCACAGCTCGAGCGCGAGCCGGGTGAGCGCTAGCTGCGCCGGGTTGTCGTCATAGACGCCCACGTGGCCCATCGCGCGACAGCTGGTCTCCCGCCCGGGCTCTCCCGCCTCGAGCAGCACGACCGATCGCCCGGCCCGCGCGATCTCCCTCGCGCACGCTCCGCCGACGATCCCGGCCCCGACGACGGCCACGTCGTAGCGCGGGGAGGCCACGGCCGCCCCACGTCCCAGCCCCTCTAAACGTCTCAGCCGCGTTACGGCCGGACGCGTCGCGAGCGACCGGGACGCTCCCTTAAGCCGAGGAGCCCCGTGCCCGGCCCAGCGCGCCCAATGTTCGATCGGATCCTCGTCGCGTTCGACGCGTCCCCGGAATCTCGCCGCGCGTTCCAGGTGGCCCTGGAGGTCGCCGCGAGATTCCGCTCGGCCCTCACGGTCGCCACCGTCCATCCGCCCTCGCGTACCGCCGCCGATGCCGAGTTGGACAGCCTCGTCCCGATCGATGCGGACGGTCAGTCGCTTTCGGTACTGATCGAACAGATGCGCACGGCCGCGACCGCTCGCGGCGTCCCGTCGCTCGAGTCGGTCGCGCTGAGAGGCGAGACCGTGCCGTCGCTGATCGAGTACCTGAACCACCACCCCCACGACCTCGCGGTCGCCGGCACGCGGGGGCTCACGCGAGGTCGACGCCTTCTGCTCGGCAGCGTCTCCTCCGGGCTGGCGACCGATGCCCCGTGCCCGGTCCTGGTCGTGC harbors:
- a CDS encoding universal stress protein gives rise to the protein MFDRILVAFDASPESRRAFQVALEVAARFRSALTVATVHPPSRTAADAELDSLVPIDADGQSLSVLIEQMRTAATARGVPSLESVALRGETVPSLIEYLNHHPHDLAVAGTRGLTRGRRLLLGSVSSGLATDAPCPVLVVRPVRRAKGAAEGGALPPHKS
- a CDS encoding FAD-dependent oxidoreductase, whose amino-acid sequence is MASPRYDVAVVGAGIVGGACAREIARAGRSVVLLEAGEPGRETSCRAMGHVGVYDDNPAQLALTRLALELWAKEAPRLPPEVEYVRRGSLWIATSEEEMAEVAAKEARFRAHGVEAESIDGARLHELEPNLRADLPGACWVAGDVVLDAAEATHYLLREAVSAGAELRGGAHVRSLGPEGVVLDDGTRVASDRIVLAAGWQAPRLMPQLPIRPRKGHIALIAPRPGFVRHQLSEIGYVRDTEASRDDVISFSFQPRTSGRYLLGATRQYVGESLEVDPRVIERLLARAREFLPEFDRLTVERTWAGLRPAGPDSIPILGRVPARPWLFLAAAHEGIGITTSIATGRIVADLIDGRLPPLDPRPFLPDRLGDSLGTA
- a CDS encoding YncE family protein, with amino-acid sequence MHRPPHFALSLLVLVGVTLLLAASVPSVSVGGAAGAPPTGLARSPGSSGALPGPHPLTESFGAVQRTLILYNQSSVPGNVWADFTSSPGAVAYDPANGTAWATSVQAIDVLDAASDSGVRLIPAIDPDAIVYDNVSNTMWVTDDSVYANVTVYDASTYAIERTIPVGYDPDAIAFDWRSGDMFVANYDSANVTVLDATDYALAGTVAVGSFPDGVAVDTGLNAAIVANKESHNLTVIDAADLDVSGSIGFGAANYPGTELYDPENGRVYVAGSQGGVGIVNLSVPYLDGNVSGPGYDPADGLALDLANDELFVAEEQLWNVSWFAANSTIELGSVGTGAYSFPQGLAFDPVDDLVLATDTDGFLYASSNVTEISVATGRLTGSVGVERLPTGIAYSAAHNAEYVYDGGTGRLYQLDPASDTVVRSAFVGYTGHDILYLSGSVAYDPVNDTLYVGFFDPTPGLSGVAVVNATTFAVTYLPATDFDGPSGIAYDPTDHAVFVANYYNETVTELSTLGASEVRWIPVGDRPTGVVFDPANDGLYVSNNFDDTVSVLDVAASVVVATVSVGGGPAGLVVDPANGLVYVANSLSNNLTAISGATNTTVQNIPLGLIGSPYFLTWDPVNETIIASSALSAPGIAGVSLVNATNATFYGSIALGDIDAGVSYDPVAQELFAVGAYPGAVYAVALGNVSSPTTPLSATLGATPDPVLIGSSTTIRTATFGGTGPFSYAYSTLPSGCPYVDEASFACTPARVGLYVIGVNVTGSDAETASATALLNVTASSLSGGLHVSLELDPASLGLGATSIVSTGVSGAVGTVSYAYLDLPGGCSAGNVSSFPCDPSAAGTYTLKVDVTTSAGQSGNASATLTVTSPAGPAPAGLALVGWIAIGAVVVLAIVLILLVLRRRRRGTPAAPPPVAPSPPPGPPPPPPAG